Proteins encoded within one genomic window of Pygocentrus nattereri isolate fPygNat1 chromosome 9, fPygNat1.pri, whole genome shotgun sequence:
- the bin2a gene encoding bridging integrator 2a — translation MAERKNSTSPSTHSKGGAVVFAKQVQRKFSRAQEKVLQKFGKSEETRDEQFEIHVQNLQDQQSDGHRIYKDLKAYLNAIKVMRDASSRLFQSLFDAYELDWEGGEDLGAVVEGEDLLWNDYETKLRDQALLTMESYMSQFPDMRERVAKRGRKLVDYDSSRHHLESLENTKKRDDIKIGKAKEEMKTAQKIFEEMNRELKEELPVLYDSRIGCYVTVFQAISNLRDVFYREMAQNNQNLQNIMKDLKAQHPDKNFVIKNFSRGSLKRRSIKDALSPRSLRASFSDFHMSYSPRGTFRREYNSSFRSDRGSFEPYSPETSPTKPKQTLGSKHGPRNTDTSSRSEDNSAVEASSSTEPVLDDTGIAHSATRKDVKPDNEGEEMKEKEPLPITDQGGERESPNLKGDSVEDDDENVLEPSVSHSERADPKASSTLETPENGTTHSEVLNEPDYGGTENGITSECKPDLEASGASCKETMRTDHKFGEVKEETV, via the exons atggcagagagaaaaaacagcacaagtcCCAGCACCCATTCAAAGGGAGGAGCTGTGGTGTTTGCCAAACAAGTCCAAAGGAAATTCAGCAGAGCACAGGAAAAG GTCTTACAGAAGTTTGGTAAATCTGAGGAAACAAGAGATGAGCAGTTTGAGATACATGTACAAAACCTCCAAGACCAGCAG AGTGATGGACACAGAATATACAAGGACCTTAAGGCATACCTAAATGCTATCAAAG TGATGCGCGATGCCTCTAGTCgtctctttcagtctcttttCGATGCATATGAGCTTGACTGGGAAGGAGGAGAGGATCTTGGCGCTGTAGTGGAG GGAGAAGACCTGTTATGGAATGATTATGAGACAAAACTACGTGATCAGGCTTTGCTTACCATGGAATCTTACATGAGCCAGTTCCCAGATATGAGA GAAAGAGTGGCCAAACGAGGTAGAAAACTTGTGGACTATGATTCCTCTCGCCATCACCTGGAGTCACTAGAGAATACCAAAAAGAGAGATGATATCAAAATAGGCAAG GCAAAGGAGGAGATGAAAACAGCCCAGAAGATTTTTGAAGAAATGAACCGTGAACTAAAAGAGGAGCTACCTGTTCTCTATGATAG TCGCATTGGATGCTATGTAACAGTCTTCCAAGCTATTTCCAATTTGAGGGATGTCTTCTATAGGGAAATGGCCCAG AATAATCAGAATTTACAGAACATTATGAAGGACCTCAAGGCTCAACATCCTGACAAGAACTTTGTGATTAAGAACTTCAGCCG TGGGTCACTTAAGAGGAGATCCATAAAAGATGCATTGTCTCCAAGATCGCTGAGGGCCAGCTTCTCTGACTTCCACATGAGCTATAGCCCCAGAGGTACTTTCAG GAGAGAGTACAATTCAAGTTTCAGGTCAGACAGGGGCTCATTTGAGCCTTATAGCCCTGAGACCAGTCCCACCAAACCAAAGCAAACTTTAGGCAGCAAACATGGGCctagaaacacagacacaagctCCAGGAGTGAGGACAACTCTGCTGTAGAGGCAAGCTCTTCCACTGAACCAGTACTAGATGACACTGGAATTGCACACAGTGCCACAAGGAAAGACGTGAAGCCAGACAATGAAGGAGAGGAGATGAAAGAGAAGGAGCCACTACCAATCACTGACCAGggtggagagagggaaagtCCAAATCTGAAAGGTGACTCTGTAGAGGATGATGATGAGAATGTGCTGGAACCAAGTGTAAGTCACTCTGAAAGGGCTGATCCCAAAGCTTCTTCTACACTTGAAACTCCTGAAAACGGCACTACCCACTCTGAGGTGCTAAATGAGCCTGACTATGGTGGAACGGAGAACGGAATAACCTCTGAATGTAAACCAGATCTAGAAGCATCTGGAGCCTCCTGCAAG GAAACCATGAGGACTGATCACAAATTTGGTGAAGTGAAGGAGGAAACAGTCTAA
- the si:ch211-210c8.6 gene encoding uncharacterized protein si:ch211-210c8.6, with translation MEVTLAKCAAVDLGVQWLGWAFASAMKTERFFDLAGSGTFVLLAHLSRIWGGTRHLRQNVQTGLVTAWGLRLGTFLFLRIMKERQDRRFNNVRDSPGVFFVYWTLQAVWVFVTLMPTLILNTEQKDKPLGPRDYVGWVIWGLGFATEAIADQQKWNFKNDADNTGKFIQHGLWAYSRHPNYLGEILQWSGLFLSASSVMRGSQYLSVVSPLFVWFLLRHVSGIPILEKQAMKKWGADPAFQSYIKNTPLLWPFPLF, from the exons ATGGAGGTAACACTAGcaaaatgtgctgctgttgatCTGGGCGTTCAGTGGCTCGGTTGGGCGTTTGCCTCTGCTATGAAAACAGAAAGGTTTTTCGATTTAGCAG GGTCTGGTACCTTTGTATTGTTGGCTCATCTGAGTCGTATATGGGGAGGCACAAGACATTTGAGGCAAAATGTACAGACTGGCCTTGTCACTGCATGGGGACTGAG ACTTGGGACATTCCTCTTCCTACGGATCATGAAGGAACGACAAGACCGCCGGTTTAACAATGTCAGAGATAGCCCTGGGGTATTTTTTGTGTACTGGACCCTGCAAG CTGTGTGGGTGTTTGTCACCCTCATGCCCACCCTCATTCTGAACACGGAGCAGAAAGACAAGCCATTGGGCCCTCGTGACTACGTTGGTTGGGTGATATGGGGGCTGGGGTTTGCCACAGAAGCCATTGCTGACCAGCAGAAatggaattttaaaaatgacgCTGATAATACT GGTAAGTTTATCCAGCATGGACTATGGGCTTACAGCAGACACCCAAACTACCTGGGGGAGATCTTGCAGTGGTCAGGTTTATTCCTGTCTGCGTCTTCTGTCATGCGAGGCAGTCAATACCTCAGTGTGGTGTCTCCTCTCTTTGTCTGGTTCCTGCTCAGACATGtgagtggaattcccattttggagaaacaGGCCATGAAAAAGTGGGGAGCTGACCCTGCTTTCCAGAGCTACATCAAGAACACCCCACTCCTCTGGCCCTTCCCTTTGTTCTGA
- the racgap1 gene encoding rac GTPase-activating protein 1: METAVMNLLGVFENLRAHVDILNESVEPQFIQMALNFEDCRRKWLRVEHELASCKEVLAKAETERGALEVKLKHARNQVDVEIRRRQKAEADCEKLDRQIQLIRDLLVTEGSSSSIQLNDEQRSALAFLNARSQAPANLNSSRRLTTIDESASILSDISYDKTDDSLDWDSSVVRTVRLKKRQKRRSSRNHTDGPPAAAKRSRSTGRTSEKGNESLVAKTTVTVPKNGGAIEAVTTVEAVPYWTRSRRKTAAMEWNTADTDSIQSVDVFKRPNHVERESKAEPNTPQSNGSVRLHEFVSKTVIKPESCVPCGKRIKFGKISLKCRDCRVVAHPECRERCPLPCIPNMAGTPVKIGEGTLADYVSVTSPMIPPLVVHCVNEIEQRGLHEIGLYRLSGADRVVKELKEKFLRGKTVPLLSKVEDIHAITGLLKDFLRNLKEPLLTFRLNRNFMEAAEVADEDNSIALMYQSISDLPQPNRDTLAFLIIHLQRVARSPDTKMDEINLSRVFGPTIVGHAVPDPDPMTILQDTKRQPKVVERLLGLPIEYWSRFMMVEQDQAHNDHVIIENTNVYATPDHKVSIFGPLTTPEQQMSKTPSSSSLSQRMRNATLNAITPKFGSKSKSTVGFSRQGNFFASPLLK, translated from the exons ATGGAGACGGCTGTGATGAACCTCCTCGGGGTTTTCGAAAATCTTCGAGCCCATGTTGACATCCTCAATGAAAGCGTTGAGCCCC AGTTCATTCAGATGGCACTGAATTTTGAGGACTGTCGTCGTAAATGGTTGAGAGTAGAGCACGAGCTGGCCTCATGTAAAGAGGTACTTGCCAAagcagagacggagagaggggcTCTGGAGGTCAAGCTCAAACATGCTCGCAACCAAGTGGACGTGGAAATCCGCAGGCGACAAAAAGCTGAAGCTGACTGTGAAAAACTG GATCGTCAGATCCAGCTGATCAGAGATCTGCTGGTCACAGAGGGTTCTAGCAGCAGCATTCAGCTGAATGATGAGCAGCGTTCAGCCCTGGCCTTTCTCAATGCACGCTCTCAGGCACCTGCCAATCTCAACAGCAGCCGAAG GTTGACAACCATTGATGAATCAGCCTCAATCTTGTCAGACATCAGTTATGATAAAACCGATGATTCATTG GACTGGGACTCTTCTGTTGTCAGGACTGTTCGATTGAAAAAACGTCAGAAGAGA CGCTCCTCCAGAAACCATACTGATGGACCACCAGCTGCTGCCAAGAGATCCCGGTCTACTGGCCGCACCTCAGAGAAG GGCAATGAGTCTCTGGTGGCCAAGACCACAGTAACTGTCCCTAAAAACGGAGGTGCCATAGAAGCGGTGACCACTGTTGAGGCTGTGCCTTACTGGACCAGGAGTAGGAGAAAGACTG CTGCTATGGAGTGGAACACTGCAGATACTGACTCTATCCAGTCTGTGGATGTGTTCAAGCGACCCAATCATgtggagagggagagcaagGCAGAGCCAAATACACCCCAAAGCAATGGAAGTGTCCGCCTGCATGAGTTTGTCTCCAAAACG GTGATAAAACCAGAGTCCTGTGTTCCCTGTGGGAAGAGGATAAAGTTTGGGAAGATCTCTCTGAAGTGCAGGGACTGTCGTGTAGTAGCCCACCCTGAGTGTCGTGAGCGCTGTCCACTGCCCTGCATCCCCAACATGGCTGGGACTCCAGTCAAGATTGGCGAG GGCACTCTGGCAGACTATGTCTCAGTTACATCGCCCATGATCCCACCATTGGTGGTGCACTGTGTGAATGAGATTGAGCAGAGAGGCCTACATGAG ATTGGGCTATACCGCCTTTCTGGTGCTGATAGAGTGGTGAAGGAGCTGAAGGAGAAGTTCCTGCGTGGAAAGACTGTCCCTCTGCTCAGTAAGGTGGAGGATATTCATGCCATAACTGGTCTCCTCAAGGACTTCCTGAGAAACCTCAAAGAGCCACTGCTAACTTTCAGGCTTAACCGCAACTTTATGGAAGCAGCAG aGGTGGCTGATGAAGACAACTCCATTGCACTGATGTACCAGAGTATAAGTGACCTGCCCCAGCCCAACAGAGACACACTGGCATTCTTGATCATCCACCTACAGAG AGTTGCCCGAAGCCCAGACACCAAGATGGATGAAATTAACTTGTCTCGTGTGTTTGGTCCCACTATTGTGGGCCATGCCGTTCCTGATCCAGACCCAATGACTATCCTGCAGGACACCAAACGCCAGCCTAAG GTTGTGGAGCGCCTGCTGGGCCTGCCTATTGAGTACTGGAGCCGGTTCATGATGGTGGAGCAGGATCAAGCTCACAATGATCACGTTATCATTGAAAATACCAATGTATATGCCACTCCTGATCACAAAG TAAGCATCTTTGGCCCCCTCACCACCCCAGAACAGCAAATGAGCAAAACTCCATCCTCCAGCTCTCTTTCTCAGCGTATGAGAAACGCTACACTCAACGCAATCACTCCCAA GTTTGGCAGCAAGAGCAAATCTACTGTGGGCTTCAGTCGCCAAGGCAACTTCTTTGCCTCCCCTCTCCTGAAGTAA